A window of the Teredinibacter franksiae genome harbors these coding sequences:
- a CDS encoding glycoside hydrolase family 28 protein translates to MTISRRTLVKLAAATAAQPLFVACAKPPAITGQAAQTDKDWLKADAIRAEIVVPSFPENDFTITDFGAITGADNDSTDALAKAIKACHNAGGGRVVVPAGEFHTGPVHLLSNVNLHVEKGATLKFIPEPKRYLPAVLTRWEGLEHMGYSPLVYAYGQQNIAVTGEGVLDGCADDDTWWPWKGEHSERHWRLIPGEDQKTARNKLMADAEAGVPVEKRLYAEGAYLRPPFFQPYNCDNVLVEGVTIKNSPFWLLNPVLCNSVTVRGVTLDSHGPNSDGCDPESCNLVVIEDCNFNTGDDCIAIKSGRNADGRRINVPTQNVVIANCNMQDGHGGVVIGSEISGGVNNVFVENCTMNSPLLERAIRIKTNSIRGGVIEHLRYRNLEVGDVQNAIVVNFFYEEGDAGTFDPTVRDIVIENLHCKNVIHKPFNLQGFERAPMRDITVRNCTFARGGEPSIVRHVENFTLDNVTIEGQVISAEQLMENS, encoded by the coding sequence ATGACCATTAGTAGACGGACGCTGGTAAAACTGGCGGCTGCCACAGCAGCTCAACCACTATTTGTCGCCTGTGCGAAACCACCGGCCATCACCGGGCAGGCTGCTCAAACAGACAAAGATTGGCTAAAAGCCGATGCCATTCGTGCCGAAATAGTGGTGCCTAGTTTTCCTGAAAATGATTTTACGATCACCGATTTTGGAGCGATAACGGGTGCAGATAACGACAGTACCGACGCGTTAGCTAAAGCTATAAAGGCGTGTCACAACGCGGGTGGTGGGCGAGTGGTTGTGCCCGCCGGCGAGTTCCATACCGGCCCTGTACATTTATTGTCCAATGTTAATTTACATGTTGAAAAGGGCGCTACCCTCAAGTTTATACCTGAACCCAAGCGCTACCTGCCAGCCGTATTAACTCGCTGGGAAGGTTTGGAGCATATGGGCTACTCGCCGCTGGTGTATGCCTACGGCCAACAGAATATTGCGGTTACCGGTGAAGGTGTGTTGGATGGTTGTGCCGACGACGATACTTGGTGGCCTTGGAAGGGTGAGCATTCTGAACGGCATTGGCGATTAATTCCCGGAGAAGACCAAAAGACGGCACGCAATAAACTAATGGCGGATGCTGAAGCCGGAGTGCCCGTTGAAAAGCGCCTGTATGCCGAAGGTGCGTACCTGCGACCACCGTTTTTTCAGCCCTACAACTGTGACAATGTGTTGGTAGAAGGCGTAACCATTAAAAATTCACCGTTTTGGCTGCTAAATCCGGTGCTGTGTAATTCCGTTACTGTACGTGGGGTAACGCTCGATAGTCACGGCCCTAACTCCGATGGCTGCGACCCGGAAAGCTGTAACTTAGTGGTAATTGAAGACTGTAACTTTAATACCGGCGACGACTGTATTGCGATCAAATCCGGCCGCAATGCCGACGGCCGCCGTATTAATGTGCCCACCCAAAATGTTGTGATCGCTAACTGTAATATGCAAGACGGTCACGGTGGTGTAGTGATTGGCAGTGAAATATCCGGTGGTGTGAACAATGTGTTCGTTGAAAATTGCACAATGAATAGCCCGCTATTGGAGCGTGCTATTCGTATAAAAACCAATTCAATACGAGGGGGTGTTATCGAGCACCTGCGCTATCGTAACTTGGAGGTGGGCGATGTACAGAACGCCATCGTGGTTAACTTCTTTTACGAAGAGGGCGACGCCGGTACATTCGACCCGACCGTGCGCGATATTGTGATAGAAAACCTGCATTGTAAAAATGTTATTCACAAACCGTTTAATTTGCAGGGGTTTGAGCGCGCACCTATGCGTGATATTACCGTGCGTAATTGCACCTTCGCGCGTGGGGGCGAGCCGTCCATTGTGCGTCATGTGGAAAACTTCACACTGGATAATGTGACTATTGAAGGGCAGGTAATAAGCGCAGAACAGTTAATGGAAAATTCGTAG